Part of the Polyangium spumosum genome is shown below.
CGCTTTCCTCGTTTGTCCCGCTGCACCGTGATCTCGAACTGCGGCACGTTCGCAGCGCGCTTTTCCCCCGGATCTCCCGTCGCCGCCGTGATGCGATCCGCCGGCAACCCGGCGGCCACGAGCGCCTCCTTCACGGCGAGCGCTCGTTTCTCGGCGAGCTCGAGCCCCTTCGCCGACTCGTCCCCGGCGCGATCGGCGTACCCCTCGATGACGATGGTGGCGATGGGAGCGCGGCCCGCGGCGAGCTGCGCCATCTGTCGCAACATCTCCTCCATCGGCTTGCTCGGCTCCGCCTTGCCCGGGGCAAACCGCGCGGGCGCCTCCGCGACGATGCGATCTCCGGACCAGCGCACCCGCGACTTCGCGCCTGCCTCGGGGCAGCCGTCCGCGTCGTCCTTGCCGTCGATCGTCTCGGCCTGGAGCGGGCACTTGTCGGCCTTGTCGGCGACGCCGTCCTCGTCGTTGTCGAGCTCCGGGCAGCCGTCCTCGTCCTCGAAGCCGTCGAGATCCTCGCGCGCGTCGGGGCATCGATCGGCCGCGTCGAGGACCTGATCGAGATCGTTGTCCGGGTCGGGGCAGCCGTCGTCGTCCTTGAAGCCGTCCTTGTCCTCGGCGCCGTTCGGGCACTTGTCGACCTTGTCGAGCAGCCCGTCCTCGTCGTTGTCGGGATCGGGGCAGCCGTCCTCGTCCTTGAAGTTGTCCTTGTCCTCGGCCTCGTTGCGGCACTGGTCGGACTCGTCGAGCACGCCGTCCTCGTCGTCGTCGGGATCGGGGCAGCCGTCGTCGTCCTTGAAGCCGTCGACCGTCTCGGCCGCGTCGCGGCACTTGTCCTTCGTGTCGGGGATCCGATCGCCGTCGTTGTCGAGCTCGGGGCAGCCGTCGCCGTCCTGGAAGCCGTCGCGATCCTCGGCGACGTCCGGGCATTTGTCGTCGCGATCGAGCACGCCGTCGCTGTCCTTGTCGCGGCCGGTGGGCGCGTAACGCGCGGCGAGGCCGAAGCGGAAGCGCGGCGTCGTCACCGCGGCCTCCGACGAGAAGGGGATCGGCCCGCCGCCGGAGAGCGTGAACGACATGTCGCCGCCGAGCAGCGGCGCCGTCGTCGCCGAGAGGATCCACTCCGCGGGGACGAACGCAGGGCTCTGGGGCTCGTCCGCCGTGCGCGCGGGCGGATCCTGCGCGGCGAAGTTGTACAGGACGAACGCCTCGCCGGCCGCGGTCAGCCATCCGTTCGGCAGGACGTCGAACGACGCGCCGAGCGCGCCGCCGAGCTGCGAGCCGATGCGCGCGTTCGCAAGGCGCGCCTCACCGCGGATACGCGCGCTCGCCTCGAGGCCGGCCTCGAAGCGGCCGCGGCGGTACGACGCGAGGACCGACGGGAACCACGTGATCGTCCGGCCGCTCGCGAATGCCTGCGCGTCCCCCGCGGGCACGGCGACCTCGAAGCGGCCGACGACGCTCGCTCCATCGGCGCTGCCCGAGCGAGGTCGCGGCAGGATCGACGCGGCGAAGCCGAAGCGCACGTCGCGCATGGTGCTCCGCGGCAGCTCGGCGTCGGTCGCCCTCGCGACGCCGATGCCCGAGCCATCCTGGTAAAACGTGATCGGCAACGCGGCCGTGATCTCGAGCCTGTCGTGCACGCCGAGCGACCAGAGGAAGGTCCCGTTCACCGCGTTGTCGACGACGTGGAGGACGGTCCCGTCGGGATCGGGCGAGCTCACGCGTAGCCCGATCGGCCGCGACAGGTAGCCCAGCGCGAGCCCGAACGAGGCCTTGCCCGCGGGCGCGAGCACGGGCGTCCCGAGCGAGAGGAACGGCCCCGCGCCTGCGTGCACCCACAGGTTGTCGGCGTTGATGCAGCCGCTGAGCTCGGCGCGTGCATCACACTGCGCCTCGGCCACGCTCGGCGCGAGCGTCAGCGCGGAGGCGGCCGCGAGCAGCGAGCCGAACAAGCGGAGGAGGTCGGGCTTCTGGGCAGGAAGGAATGTCATGGCAGGT
Proteins encoded:
- a CDS encoding OmpA family protein, with translation MTFLPAQKPDLLRLFGSLLAAASALTLAPSVAEAQCDARAELSGCINADNLWVHAGAGPFLSLGTPVLAPAGKASFGLALGYLSRPIGLRVSSPDPDGTVLHVVDNAVNGTFLWSLGVHDRLEITAALPITFYQDGSGIGVARATDAELPRSTMRDVRFGFAASILPRPRSGSADGASVVGRFEVAVPAGDAQAFASGRTITWFPSVLASYRRGRFEAGLEASARIRGEARLANARIGSQLGGALGASFDVLPNGWLTAAGEAFVLYNFAAQDPPARTADEPQSPAFVPAEWILSATTAPLLGGDMSFTLSGGGPIPFSSEAAVTTPRFRFGLAARYAPTGRDKDSDGVLDRDDKCPDVAEDRDGFQDGDGCPELDNDGDRIPDTKDKCRDAAETVDGFKDDDGCPDPDDDEDGVLDESDQCRNEAEDKDNFKDEDGCPDPDNDEDGLLDKVDKCPNGAEDKDGFKDDDGCPDPDNDLDQVLDAADRCPDAREDLDGFEDEDGCPELDNDEDGVADKADKCPLQAETIDGKDDADGCPEAGAKSRVRWSGDRIVAEAPARFAPGKAEPSKPMEEMLRQMAQLAAGRAPIATIVIEGYADRAGDESAKGLELAEKRALAVKEALVAAGLPADRITAATGDPGEKRAANVPQFEITVQRDKRGKRR